Part of the Stackebrandtia endophytica genome is shown below.
ATGGAACAGTGCGGTGTGCCCCGCGACATGTTCACGCCGACCTTCGCCGCCAGCCGGATGGTGGGCTGGAGTGCGAACGTGCTCGAACAGGCCCGTGACTCCAAGATCATTCGCCCGCGTGCCCGCTACACCGGCCCCGAAGCCCCTCAGCCGGTGGCACTGCCCGACTAGTCGGTTCGTTATCAGCCCCGGTCCCATCGGACCGGGGCTGAAATGTGCCCACCGGAGCTCGATCACACCTGAAGTGCCGCTAAGGTCTGGCGCATGCGTGATCTTCACCTGACCGGAGACGGCTTCAGCATCGAGGACGTCGCCGACGTGGCCAACCGTCGGGCCAGGGTCGTCGTCGGCGATGAGCTGGCCGAACGGATGGCACCGGCGCGCGGCGTCGTGACCGAGGCGGTTCGTCGCAAGGACGTCGTCTACGGCGTGACGACCGGTTTCGGTGCCCTCGCCGACACCACCATCGGTGCCGATGATCTGGCGAAGCTCCAGGTCGGCATTCTGCGCAGCCACGCCGCCGCGGTGGGGGAGCCGCTGCCCGACGAGGTCGTGCGCGCGTTGCTGTTGTTGCGGGCGAGGACGTTGTCCGCGGGCTACTCGGGAGTCCGGATCGAACTGCCCGCCATGCTGCTGGCGCTGTTGGAACGCGACCTGCTCCCGGTGATCCCCTCGAAGGGGTCGGTGGGCGCCTCCGGTGACCTGGCCCAGCTGGCACACCTGGCGTTGCCGTTGATCGGCGAGGGACGGCTACGCGCCCCCGGAGACGGCCCCCAGGGCCGCCCCACCGCCGAGGTTCTGGCCGAACACGGCTTGACCCCGTTGGAGCTTGAGCCCAAGGAGGGCCTGTCCCTCATCAACGGCACCGAACCGATGCAGGCGGTGCTGGCGTTGGCCATCGTGGCCGCGGAGGACCTGTGCCGGGTGGCCGACGTCGCTTGCGCGATCAGTGTCGAGGCGCTGTTCGGGACCGACCGCGCCTATGACGACCGTGTGCAACGCATCCGCCCGCACCCCGGTCAGCTGACCTCGGCGGCCAACCTCCGTCAGCTGCTGTCGGGGAGCCCGCTGCTGGCCAGCCACCGCTACTCCGACCACGCCGTCCAGGACTCCTACTCGCTGCGGTGCGCGCCGCAGGTCCACGGTTCGGCCCGCGACTTGATCGCGCACTGCCGACGGGTTCTGACCATCGAGCTGAGTTCGATCGTCGACAACCCCGTCGTGGTGCGCGGCGAGGACGGCGATGGCTTCGAGGTCATGAGCACCGGAAACTTCCACGGGCAGCCGATCGCCTTCGCCGCCGACGCGTTGGCGATGGCGGTGGCCGAGTTGGCCAGCATCTCCGAGCGTCGGATCTACCGGATGCTCGACCCGGCCACCTCGCGTGGGCTTCCGCCGTTCCTGGCCCCCGATGCCGGCACCAACTCCGGCTTCATGCTCGCCCAGTACACCGCGGCGAGTCTGGTCAGCGAGAACAAGGTGCTGTGCCATCCGGCCAGTGTGGACTCCATTCCGACTTCGGGCAACCAGGAAGACCACGTGTCGATGGGTTGGCATTCGGTGCGTAAGGCCCATGAGGTCATCGAGAACGCGGCCACGATTCTGGCGATCGAGTTGCTGTGCGGGGCGCAGGGCCTAGACCTGCGGGAACAGGTCGCGGCGCCCGCGAAGGCCACCGAGGCGGTGCGGCGCCGGATCCGCTCCGACGTCGAGCCCATGATGATCGACCGCGAGTTGGCCCCCCAGATCGACGCGGTTCGCGCGATGTTGTCCGACGTGATCGTCGCCGCCGGTGTGGTCGACTGACGAGTGAGTGAGGGGACGTGTGTGGACGACCCACACACGTCCCCTCCCGCAACGGTTCGAACGAGGCCGGCCGTACATTCCGCGAACGGGGTGGACGGCCGGCCTCGGCTAGTGTTCGGCCAGTAGCCTGGCCACCGCCGAGTCGACGTTGAGGCTTTCCGGTTCCTTCCCCTTGGGCACCAGGGTGTAACTGCGTCTGAGAAACCTGGCGACCAGACTGCGGGAGATCTCGAACAGTGCGTTCCCGTCCGGTGAGGACAGTGCCAGCGCGATGGCGTCCCCTCGCGGGGTCGACCACGGCCACACCCGGACGTCGCCGATGCCCGAAGGCTCGACGAGTCCGGTGGCCAGTAGTTCGCGGGCGAACGACCAGCTGACCTGCTCCGCGTCGAGGTTGCTCGGATGGAAAACGACGTGGACCGCATAAGGGTCGCCCTGGTCGTAGCGCATACTGGCGCGCACGTTGATGGTCGTGAAATCGGGCGCAACGAACCGCATCGTGGTGTCTACTTCCACCGTTGCCGGACGTGTAGTCGCCATGGTGTGCCCCCCTGGCCTTCAGGGCGAGTCGCGCGGACCCGCCATCGTCATATTGAGGTTTACCACCTCGCAGGCGGGTTTACCTGCCGATCCACAACGTTGGTCACTGCGCGTTTCGGTGATATCACCGCAGATCATCACAAATGGGTACTGTCGACTATCCGTCATGCGCTCTTGGCGAATACGGGTCCGGGGAATGTGGTGTTTGTGGTAGTTCGCCCGATCGGGCTACAGCCGAATTCGACGTACCTCGATGAGGAATCGTTCGGCGGCGGTGCGGTCGCCTCTCAACGGTAGCCGGGTCGTGGAGTAGGCGCTCTCGACCTTCTGCGCGATCTGGTCGCGCCAGGCCCGCACGCTACCCCAGTCGGCCTCGCCGCGGTGCACCAGCAGCAACTGGCTTCGGTAGGCCGCGAAATCCATGAGGGGTTCACCGGTCGACAATAGGTGGCGCAGGCTCAACAGGACGCGAAGCATGTGCATCGCGCTGTCCCAGTCCCTGGCCGAACGAGGGGTGGAGAGCCGATCGAACTGGGCGTTGGCGTATCGCAGGAACATCCGGTAGGCGGACCGGGAGATGAACCGCGATCGCAGTCGGATCAGTTCTGCGCCGATAGTGTCGTGGGACTCCACGATGGGAGACCACAGGCACTCCAGGACGAGCGGGTCGTTGGCCAGCGCAAGCTGAAGGAACCGTTCCAGTTCCCAGGACAGCCGGCCGGGCTCGGGGCCGTCGACCTGGGCCGGAGGCTTGTCGAACCCCCACCACGCGCTCGTCGGAGCGGCGTAGACGGTGTGGCGGTCGGAGTCGGTCTCGTAGGTGCCGAGCCCGTAGGCCCGCGGCCCGATCACCACGGAGAGGACGGCGTGATCGGTGACGAGTTCGGTGGGGGTGAACACTCACCGAGATTACGCCGATTCAGCCAGTTTCAGTCCGCTCACGATTTCGGAGACGATGGCCTCGGGGGTCTGGTCCACATTGACGGTGAGAATGTCCTCATCGGCCTGTGGATCCTCCAGATCGCTGAACTGCCCCTCCAGCATGTGCGCCTTCATGAAGTGGCCGTGCCGATGTCTGAGCCGTTCGGCTATCAGGTCCACAGTGCCGTGGAGGTGGACGATGTGCACCTGTGGCCGACCGTCGTGCAGTTGGTCGCGATACCGACGCTTGAGGCCGGAGCAGCTCAGCACCACCGATTCGTCGGCCGCGTGCCGTGCGTCCAGCCAGTCACCCATCGCAGTCAGCCAGGGTTGTCGGTCCTCGTCGGTGAGCGGATGCCCGTGCGTCAGCTTGTGAACGTTGTGGGGTGGATGGAAGTCGTCGGCGTCGGCATAGGGCCAACCCAGTCGTTCGGCGAGTCCTTTGCCGATCGTGGTCTTCCCGCTGCCGGATACGCCGGTGATGATGACGGCCGTGTCGTTCACCCGTCCACGGTAGATGACGGGGCCGGTCCAGTCGGGGAGGCGATGGCGGGATCGGTGTCGGCGGCACGGCGGAGTCACCGGGGACGCCGATGGCGTGGGAACGCCGTCGACCTCACTGAATTGAATATCTTGCATCTATCAATGGCATGTGATTGGCTAATTGGTAATGTTCCTAACTTTTGGCTGCTGGTCGGCCGCCTCATTCGAAGGATCGATCCAACATGTCCCGAAATCGTCGCTTCTGGACGGCGATGGTCGCGATCATCGCCCTGGTGTCGTTGAGCTGGACGGGAACCGCCAACGCCCGGCCCGCCTCGACCGCCGCCGAGATCTCCTACGCCCCCTATATCGACATCACTCGAACATCTCCCACCCTTCCCGAGGTGGCGGCCGCTACCGGGATCAAGCACTTCACCCTGGCGTTCGTCCT
Proteins encoded:
- the hutH gene encoding histidine ammonia-lyase — protein: MRDLHLTGDGFSIEDVADVANRRARVVVGDELAERMAPARGVVTEAVRRKDVVYGVTTGFGALADTTIGADDLAKLQVGILRSHAAAVGEPLPDEVVRALLLLRARTLSAGYSGVRIELPAMLLALLERDLLPVIPSKGSVGASGDLAQLAHLALPLIGEGRLRAPGDGPQGRPTAEVLAEHGLTPLELEPKEGLSLINGTEPMQAVLALAIVAAEDLCRVADVACAISVEALFGTDRAYDDRVQRIRPHPGQLTSAANLRQLLSGSPLLASHRYSDHAVQDSYSLRCAPQVHGSARDLIAHCRRVLTIELSSIVDNPVVVRGEDGDGFEVMSTGNFHGQPIAFAADALAMAVAELASISERRIYRMLDPATSRGLPPFLAPDAGTNSGFMLAQYTAASLVSENKVLCHPASVDSIPTSGNQEDHVSMGWHSVRKAHEVIENAATILAIELLCGAQGLDLREQVAAPAKATEAVRRRIRSDVEPMMIDRELAPQIDAVRAMLSDVIVAAGVVD
- a CDS encoding SsgA family sporulation/cell division regulator; translated protein: MATTRPATVEVDTTMRFVAPDFTTINVRASMRYDQGDPYAVHVVFHPSNLDAEQVSWSFARELLATGLVEPSGIGDVRVWPWSTPRGDAIALALSSPDGNALFEISRSLVARFLRRSYTLVPKGKEPESLNVDSAVARLLAEH
- a CDS encoding nucleotidyltransferase domain-containing protein yields the protein MFTPTELVTDHAVLSVVIGPRAYGLGTYETDSDRHTVYAAPTSAWWGFDKPPAQVDGPEPGRLSWELERFLQLALANDPLVLECLWSPIVESHDTIGAELIRLRSRFISRSAYRMFLRYANAQFDRLSTPRSARDWDSAMHMLRVLLSLRHLLSTGEPLMDFAAYRSQLLLVHRGEADWGSVRAWRDQIAQKVESAYSTTRLPLRGDRTAAERFLIEVRRIRL
- a CDS encoding gluconokinase; this translates as MNDTAVIITGVSGSGKTTIGKGLAERLGWPYADADDFHPPHNVHKLTHGHPLTDEDRQPWLTAMGDWLDARHAADESVVLSCSGLKRRYRDQLHDGRPQVHIVHLHGTVDLIAERLRHRHGHFMKAHMLEGQFSDLEDPQADEDILTVNVDQTPEAIVSEIVSGLKLAESA